TAAAAGTGAGTACATGAACGCCTTCGCCTGTCAACGCGTTGAGATAAGCAGGCATAACAGCAGAGAGTGTTTTTCCTTCACCGGTATGCTGCTCGATCAAAAATCTCTCGTGCAAAGCGATAGCAGCCATAATCTGGACATCATAAGGCTGTAATCCGAGTGTTCTCTTCGCAGCCTCGCAGACTAACGCATAAGCATCAACAAGCAGCTCATCCAAATGCGTGCCTGATCGTGCTTCTTCTTGCAGCCGAAGGGATTCCACTTGTAGACGCTGATCTTCCCAAGCTTCCAAATTCCGTTTCCTGATAAGCTCCACTTTGTCTCGATAACCTTTCAACAAACGCCGGGTATCGCGCTCCTTGAATTCACGTATCAACTTGACGACTACATTCATCGGAATTTGATTCCTCCTCAGTAGAAATAAGCGGTTCTATAGTGGCTTTTTAAGCAGCATCCATTCCGTATATCCTCATATCCCCAGTGAAAAGAAAAGACTCCTTATGGAGTCCTTCACTTCGATAGTTAATACGCCAACCCAATCATTCATTCCCGCTCTAGCTTATGAGAGACAACTTCATCACTTCTCCGATGGGAGCGGTGTAAAGAGTAGATTAACCGGCAGGTTGCTTCCTGGCGCGGCAGAGAAAAGAATCGTTACGCTCTCTCCATATGCCCCTGTGCGGTAAAGAACGCTTTGTTCACTTGAATTGCTAACAGCAACGTTACCATCGGCAATGGATACAACCTGATTGTTCACTAGAGCCACTCCTGAGTATTTCCCTCCACGAGGGTTAAATGAGATTAACGTACGCGGAGCCACATTATTCAGCGTGATTTTGTACAATACGCCAAAATTACCCGCGTTGGATGCGTCTGTGTAAGCCATTGGATCTGTTCCAACCAGATTGGGATCGCTTGCGTTATCACCCAGTGGCAGACGAGCAGGTTTGACTCCCACTAGCTGATCATACGTAATGATACGAGTCGCATTCGGGTACGTTCCACGGTTGTGCACACCGTCACGATCAAGCACAGGTAGCATTGGTAAAGTCTCGAACGGATCTTTATTTTCTTCGACGAGGATAACGTTATAGTCCAGGGAATAATCACTATAAGCATCCGAATAGAGTGAGATCACTTGTCCTTCTTTCATCGGAGTTTTATTTAGCTCGGTCAAAATCAGTTTGCTTTCTCCAGGTTGAATAACCTCTTTCTTTTGATCGGCTCTGGTCTGAATCGATTTGAACCATTTATCAATCGATAGTTTCCCAGCTACGGTAGCATACGGTGTAGGCCCAGCAAAGCCCATATTTTGTTGTTCGAATACGGCCGGATTGGGGTTGTTATTGGTTGCAATAACATACATTTTTACTCTTTTGCCTGTATTGTTAACATGATGAATCATGAAACGGGTCTGCCCTGAAGATGATTCTTTATATACGATGCCTTCCGTATTAACCGTTTCCGGACTGTTGCTGCGGATCAGCAGACTTGGCTCATCCCTGTACGTATAAGGTACTTTTTCCATAGAAGTCACTTCGCCACCGTTGAAGGTGAATTTCTGTCCTACCGGCGTGAAGAGTAAATTGAAATCGGAAAATGAATATAATGTCTCATTAGTTATGGTTATAACTTTGGAGTACGTGTTCGTCGCGCCGTGATTGTCAGTAACGGTGAGTGTTACCGTTTTTGGACCGGGTTCAAAGAAGGCCAGCGAATTGTTTTCCCATACCGTTTTTTCAATACTGTTTTCATCATCTGTACTTTGGTCGATGTATGTTATTTTTTCGCCCATTTTATATTGTTCCTTGTCTGTAGTGAACATGGCTACAGGAGGAAGATTAGGACTCAGTACTTGAATCGTCATCAAATAGGGATCGCTCCATTGACCGTTGGAATCCTGTACTTGATATGAAATCGTATATGTACCCGCTTGATCAAATGATTCCTGACGACCTGTCCAGCGTTCGTCTAGGATATCCAGACCATTTGGAGAACTGGAAGAAGTTACATAGTCCACTTTATCGCCCGCAAAAATTTCCTTTTGGGAAATCACAAAGCTTGCAACGGGTTTAGTATTGAGATTCAGCACAACCGTTTTAGCCGACTGATTCACTTTATAGGTGATGTTCAAAGCTTGAGTAATGGAAGTTAACGGCACCATGAACGTATTTTTTTGCTGATAAGCAGGGCCTTTCATTGTTCTGGACTCTCCATTTACGGTATAGACCGTGCTGTTGGTTTTGAATCGGAGCTCATTATCACCACTGATGATGATCGTTTCCTTGGTTTTATTATCGTATTTGACCCCGTATCCCACACGGTCCACCAGTGCACGGATCGCAACATAGGATACGCCGTTTTTTACAGTCATGGGCTGGCCAGCAAGATACGTTTTGCCATCCTGCTCCATTTTGTTGCTATTCATGTACAACGTCAGATTGCCGCCTGCTGCTACGGCAGAATTTCCATCAATAGATGGTTGCTCTATTTGAGCTGGCGTAGCTGGCGTTTCAACATCCTCGGCGGTTCCCTCTTGGTTTACAGATTTCGTACTCGTTTCGTTTGTAGTCGCCCCTTCGCCATCAATGGCGGATTTCTCGATATCTGTTTTGGGTGTTTCCTCAGTGCCTGTCAAAGTTCCGGTTTCTTTTCCTTTAGTGGACGGCGTATTGGTGGATGCATTATTGCTCCCTGTCTTTACTTCACGCTCAGCGATCGGCTGCTCCTGCTTCAATACCTCAACCGATTCTACTTTGGCCGTATTTACTGATGCTGTGTCATCTTGCGGTGCTGATTGCGCACTCACTGAACCGACTGCAAATGCTTGAAAAACGGCTAAAGCGGTAAAAATGGACAATTTCTTCTTCATATTCATGCTTTGTCTTTGGCTCCTTCTGCTCCCAAGTAATTGTTATCCTCTCAAAAAGTCATACTATTAGACGCTAGATTTAGGAAAAAGTTTCTAGTAAACTTGTAAATTATGGATCGTGTTCAGCTATTTTCAATGGAAATGCTATTTATTCAACAAATGAATTATAAAAGAATCATTTAAGAGTCTTCAAAAGATTACCTTTTAAGCAGCGGATAGCGCAAACGTATAAGCCTTCACTAACATTACTGGCTAACCGTAGTAATACAAAAAGCCGCTATAAAATAGCGACTTTGAATTGGAACAATCGTTTTCTCCCTCGACAATTGATTTTTCTTACGTTCTTTATGCATCGATTTTACCAGCCAGAATGTACTATAATGTTCTACTTGCTAGCAAATCTAACTTAGTACTTTTCGTAGTATCTTCTGCCAGCGCTCTTGTGTGTCTGGAGATGTATATTCCAGATGATGAAGCAGGTCGCCATATGCATCGGCATTTAAATTTCGAATGACTCTGATCATCGTTTGTTCATTTTCTACGTGAGACAAAAAATGGACTAATTCATACCGCATTGATGGACTCCCTCCTCATAACCCACAACCTTGTGGGCATCTGTACTCATGACATCTGTAGACAACCAAAAAAGACGTCTCCCCCCTGAAAAAGCATAGGGAAAGACGCCTCCATAATTATGCAAATTATGACGGTTCATCTAACACCTTCCTATCTCCCGTAGGTACAGCAGTGCTGTCGAAACAGGCAGGTCTCCTGGCTCCGGAATCGTCACATGGCAGCGGCCTTCCCGATTGATCTCAATCAGTGGCTAAGTAGGCTGCCTGCTCCTCCGTCACAGTGGCGGGACCGCGTCGGCATCGCACCGACTTCCCTTTTAAGTTTGGCCGACAAGCAATGTTTGCGACCAGACACCTGTTCCCGATATTTAATTTGGGTATTTTAAAATCTCTTACATCTTACTCGACAACGAAAGACAAATACAAGCGTTCAATTACAAAGGAGTAAATGCCACATCCTGAACACCCTTTCAAATGACAAATAAGTTAGTGAGCTTTGTGACGAACACTGTGAATGCCATGCATCTGATCAACACGCCAGACGTCAAGTTGCCTCTGCACTTCTGTCCGCACCTCGTCCAGACCTGCCTGCTTCAGCTCCTCGTTAAATTTGGGCAGTACCCTGTCCACATCCACACTGCCGGTCATCAGGCTTGGATAGTACTTTTCCCAAACCATTTTTATGAGGTTGACCTGAATGGACATACTGGTTAAATTCGGCGTAAATCCGAGCAACTTCGATGTAACGTATTCCGCGTTTGCTGCTCGGTACTGATCCCACTTATCCAACGGATCGGGATATTTTCCACCGATCGTTTTGAGAATGAACCAGTTTCCTTGTGTATATTGCACACCTTCATAGCCGACTTCTGATACCGGATCATTGCCGCTGTCTCCGGAAGATTTCAGCAGCACCTGCCCGTTCTTGTCCAACGTATAATGCACACCTTCAATACCGTAATTAAACAGATTGCGGATCTCCGGGTCCGTGTTGAGCAAATTCAAAAACTTTACGCTTTCAACGGGGTGCGCTGACTTTGCGTTTATTGCCATAATCCCGCCGCGAACAGATTCCGTCGTGATTAGTGGCGGGGTCACGGGATAAGCAACAACCTTATAGCCGCGATCCTTGCTCCAGCTGTTTTCCGAAAGTGGTCCCCCTCCCGCAGATTTCCAGAAAACCCGTTCTTCGCGTTTGAGATTTTGGCTCTCCCGCAGGGCCGCGTCTTCATTGATGTAACCCTTGACGTAATAGCTGCGGAGTGTATCCAGCACCTGCCTTGCTTCCTTGGTCTCAAATATATTGATCACATGCGCGTCGGGATCCAGAGAACGCACCATGAGCGGTAGCGGTTTGTCCAACACATATTCGTAACCGTACATGGCGAAGAAGTTCTGGGAATCCTTGTCCATCTCCATCAACTGATAGGAGGGTTCCTTTTCCTTGATCATTTGGAACAGCGGATCCAAAGACTCCAGGGAATTGTATTTTGTAATGTCGATGTCATACTTTTGGACAAGCGTCTCCGGATACATCCATTGCATGCGGACGGCAAGCTCCTTATTCGTAGGCACACCGTAGATGCCGCCGTCTTCCATGCGAACGCCCTGCCATAGAACGGGGTCGATCGTGTCGTACATATCCTTGCCGAAGCTGGATAAGTAGCTGTCCAGTCTCAGCCATGCTCCTCGCTGAACATAGCTTGAGTAATCTGTGGTAAAAGCAATATCAAAAGGAGTTCCCGTCGAAATTAGCGTATTGATCCGGTCATTGTACTCCTGCCACCCAACCTTAATATATGTAATAGTGATTCCGATTTTTTGGGCCAACACTTCATTGATTTTAGCGTTTACCATCTTCAGATCCTGGTCAGGATTGCCAAGCGTATAATAAATCAGATTCACTGTGTTGATACTTCTGTCGAATTCCTCGTTCTGCCCGGATATTGATATACACCCCGACAAAGGCAGCGTCAACATCGCTGTAATCAGGACAGACTTGATCAATGTGTTCCAGATAGATGAATGTATCATTTCTGGACTACTCCTTTCTCCGCAGATCGGAAGGCGATTTGCTGAAGTAGGCTTGGAAATGCGTATAAAAATAGTTTAGATTAGCGTAACCGACGGAGAGTGCAATTGTCGATATCTTCTCGTCTGTAGCCTGAATACGCTCTCGTGCACATAACATTCGGTAAACCATAAGGTACTCCGAAAATTTCATCTTGGTTTCCTTCAGAAACATCTGTCCAAGATAGGTTCCGTTCATCCGAAAACGACTGGCCAACACTTTGAGATTGATATTTTGATCGTATTCAGCCTTAACCATCAGCAGAATGCGGTTGGTTAGCTTGGATAAGCTGTCGTAGCGCACTTCCAATATAGGGTCTATGTCACGGCAGTTCGGATTTCTTCCCTCCAGCGTACCGTTCAAATTTTCGACAATAACTCGTTCAATCAGAGCTTGAAGCTTTGCTCGCTCAACGGGCTTGAGTAGATAATCCTTAACCCCACAATGAATAGCCTCCAGGGCGTACTCGAACTCACCATAACCGCTCATCATAATATAGGTCGTCGGGAGCCCTAGCTCATTAAGCTTGTGAATGGCGTTATAGCCACGCTCCTTGCCGATGCAAACGTCAAAAATTGCGAGGTCCGGCCAAAACTCCACAGCCTTTGTTAGCGCATCCCCATAGGTTTCGCTGGTCTCGATCTGTCTGAAGCCAAGCATTTCCCAGTCCAGCGTTCGCTTGATTCCCTCCAGGATTAGTGGCTCGTCATCAACGATCAGAAGTTTGTACATACATTACGCCTCCTTCGCTATGGTTAAGGTAACTTTGACACCAGCTTCCACATTATTTTCAATTTGCATGGTAAAGCCTTTCCCATAGAAAAAATGAAGCCGTGTATACACGTTGCGCAGGCCAATGCTCTCCGATACCGAGTCCCCGACAAAAGACAGATTGCGGCGGATATCAGCCAATCGATCTTCCGAGATCGAGTTCCCGTTGTCTACAATCTCCAATACGTATGAGTGGTTATTTTCAATGCCATTCACAACAAGCAGATTAAATTCATGGTCCGAATGGAAGCCGTGAACAAAAAAATTCTCGGCGAGCGGCTGCATCCAGAATTTAACGGTAGGCAGAGACAGTAGTCCCTGGTCCACATTGATTTGATAATAGAATCTGTCCGGATATTTAAATTCCATGATCTTTAAGTATTTTTCAAGCAAAGCCAGCTCACTGCCCAACAGAATAATATCTTCGTTCTTCACGATTGCACGATATAACGAGCCCAGTGTAGCTACCGCTTCAGCCGTATCAACTGCGCGGCCGGCCAGCGCAAACGATCGGATAATTTCAAGTGTATTGTACAAAAAATGAGGGTTAATTTGATTTTGAAGCGCTTTCATTTCTGTTTCCTTCTGTTTCAGTTTTAGCAAGTACTCGGTTCGAATATGTTGGTTGAGCTGATGCGTCATATCGTCGAGTTCCCTCGCGATCATTCCGTACTCATTCTTTCGATAGCGGGTCGGACTGATTGGCGTAAAATTGGCGGATTTTACACGTTGGATGGAATAGATAATTCGTTGCAGAAAACCTGCGTCTTCACGAAGATTGTATCCGATTAAAAGGAGAAAACTGACCATAGCTGCCAAGAAGATCAAGAACACGATAAGCAGCATACCGGTTTTTTGTCGGATAAGCACTGCCATGTCTACAATACTAATCAATTGGTAATCGTAAGCATTGGACGAATGGGTCACATAAAATGCGCGATTCAGCTTGCCTAACTGCATAAACCCCTTGGTACGTTCTTTTGAAGCAGCCTTTATGAATAATTCCTGGGTGGCTCTGCCTCCAACGTCCATGAGATAGACATCTCCAGCCGCGCTGACGACTCCGTTTTCGATCCATTGATTGTTCTGCACGCCTTTGAATAATACATCGCTGCTGACCAAAAAACGAAACTCACCGAGCTGGCGTGAGATTTGATTTTCGTCCAGCAGCTGCTTACGGATGACGAAACCTCTTTGGATTGTCTCTCGAAATATATCATCCGTGTTAGGCAGATTAAACAAAAAGCTCGTCGCACCGTTACTGGCGAAACGTACTACGTTGCCTCGTTCCTCGGTATGCAGACTCACCTGGATAATATCTTCCTGCCCACTGCCGAGAAAAGCTTTCACATCCTCTGGAAACGATGCGAGAGGCTGATCATAGCGGCTGTTCTGGAGTCTTCCCGTCAGATAACCTTCCGCGCTGTTGGCGAGAAAATAACGAACGTCTGCCACCAGACCGTTATTGGAGTAAACTCGCTGTAAATAGGATTCGATCCGCTCAGCATCGTTTTGAAGAATGCTTTCAACCCGGGAGAATGCATCTGCCGCTTGATTCTGAGCATTCTCTAACCACTGCTGCAGCAAAACAAGTGTGGTCAATACGCTTAAAATCAGACCCATGAATAACGTAAAAATCGCGTAAGCAATAAATTTGCGGCGGTAGATTTTGATTTGAAAGAAGGAAAACATGCAGCTCTCCTTAGCAGTTGGATTATATTGAGACTTATAGTTTTACCATATAGCTATTTGTCGGACAAATCAATCCGTTATAAACTCAAATTAAATGCAAATGTCACCAGTAAGATTGGAAAACCCGAACGGCCACAACGGCTCCATTCGGGTTATTGTCGCAAGTCTCAAGGATTATGATTTGAAATATGCGTTGATCTGTTCTTGTGCGGCTTCCATAATCTTATCCAATCCAGCTTTCTTCAACTCTTCTATAATTTGCGGTATCTTTTTTTCCGGATCGGATGCGCCAGTGATCAGCTCATA
This window of the Paenibacillus marchantiae genome carries:
- a CDS encoding response regulator transcription factor, whose translation is MYKLLIVDDEPLILEGIKRTLDWEMLGFRQIETSETYGDALTKAVEFWPDLAIFDVCIGKERGYNAIHKLNELGLPTTYIMMSGYGEFEYALEAIHCGVKDYLLKPVERAKLQALIERVIVENLNGTLEGRNPNCRDIDPILEVRYDSLSKLTNRILLMVKAEYDQNINLKVLASRFRMNGTYLGQMFLKETKMKFSEYLMVYRMLCARERIQATDEKISTIALSVGYANLNYFYTHFQAYFSKSPSDLRRKE
- a CDS encoding copper amine oxidase N-terminal domain-containing protein codes for the protein MNMKKKLSIFTALAVFQAFAVGSVSAQSAPQDDTASVNTAKVESVEVLKQEQPIAEREVKTGSNNASTNTPSTKGKETGTLTGTEETPKTDIEKSAIDGEGATTNETSTKSVNQEGTAEDVETPATPAQIEQPSIDGNSAVAAGGNLTLYMNSNKMEQDGKTYLAGQPMTVKNGVSYVAIRALVDRVGYGVKYDNKTKETIIISGDNELRFKTNSTVYTVNGESRTMKGPAYQQKNTFMVPLTSITQALNITYKVNQSAKTVVLNLNTKPVASFVISQKEIFAGDKVDYVTSSSSPNGLDILDERWTGRQESFDQAGTYTISYQVQDSNGQWSDPYLMTIQVLSPNLPPVAMFTTDKEQYKMGEKITYIDQSTDDENSIEKTVWENNSLAFFEPGPKTVTLTVTDNHGATNTYSKVITITNETLYSFSDFNLLFTPVGQKFTFNGGEVTSMEKVPYTYRDEPSLLIRSNSPETVNTEGIVYKESSSGQTRFMIHHVNNTGKRVKMYVIATNNNPNPAVFEQQNMGFAGPTPYATVAGKLSIDKWFKSIQTRADQKKEVIQPGESKLILTELNKTPMKEGQVISLYSDAYSDYSLDYNVILVEENKDPFETLPMLPVLDRDGVHNRGTYPNATRIITYDQLVGVKPARLPLGDNASDPNLVGTDPMAYTDASNAGNFGVLYKITLNNVAPRTLISFNPRGGKYSGVALVNNQVVSIADGNVAVSNSSEQSVLYRTGAYGESVTILFSAAPGSNLPVNLLFTPLPSEK
- a CDS encoding sensor histidine kinase; the encoded protein is MFSFFQIKIYRRKFIAYAIFTLFMGLILSVLTTLVLLQQWLENAQNQAADAFSRVESILQNDAERIESYLQRVYSNNGLVADVRYFLANSAEGYLTGRLQNSRYDQPLASFPEDVKAFLGSGQEDIIQVSLHTEERGNVVRFASNGATSFLFNLPNTDDIFRETIQRGFVIRKQLLDENQISRQLGEFRFLVSSDVLFKGVQNNQWIENGVVSAAGDVYLMDVGGRATQELFIKAASKERTKGFMQLGKLNRAFYVTHSSNAYDYQLISIVDMAVLIRQKTGMLLIVFLIFLAAMVSFLLLIGYNLREDAGFLQRIIYSIQRVKSANFTPISPTRYRKNEYGMIARELDDMTHQLNQHIRTEYLLKLKQKETEMKALQNQINPHFLYNTLEIIRSFALAGRAVDTAEAVATLGSLYRAIVKNEDIILLGSELALLEKYLKIMEFKYPDRFYYQINVDQGLLSLPTVKFWMQPLAENFFVHGFHSDHEFNLLVVNGIENNHSYVLEIVDNGNSISEDRLADIRRNLSFVGDSVSESIGLRNVYTRLHFFYGKGFTMQIENNVEAGVKVTLTIAKEA
- a CDS encoding ABC transporter substrate-binding protein; translated protein: MIHSSIWNTLIKSVLITAMLTLPLSGCISISGQNEEFDRSINTVNLIYYTLGNPDQDLKMVNAKINEVLAQKIGITITYIKVGWQEYNDRINTLISTGTPFDIAFTTDYSSYVQRGAWLRLDSYLSSFGKDMYDTIDPVLWQGVRMEDGGIYGVPTNKELAVRMQWMYPETLVQKYDIDITKYNSLESLDPLFQMIKEKEPSYQLMEMDKDSQNFFAMYGYEYVLDKPLPLMVRSLDPDAHVINIFETKEARQVLDTLRSYYVKGYINEDAALRESQNLKREERVFWKSAGGGPLSENSWSKDRGYKVVAYPVTPPLITTESVRGGIMAINAKSAHPVESVKFLNLLNTDPEIRNLFNYGIEGVHYTLDKNGQVLLKSSGDSGNDPVSEVGYEGVQYTQGNWFILKTIGGKYPDPLDKWDQYRAANAEYVTSKLLGFTPNLTSMSIQVNLIKMVWEKYYPSLMTGSVDVDRVLPKFNEELKQAGLDEVRTEVQRQLDVWRVDQMHGIHSVRHKAH